One region of Wyeomyia smithii strain HCP4-BCI-WySm-NY-G18 chromosome 3, ASM2978416v1, whole genome shotgun sequence genomic DNA includes:
- the LOC129727944 gene encoding location of vulva defective 1-like isoform X1: MVRETRHLWVGNLPETIREDRIREHFKRYGRVQSVRIITSSAYNPNPSTSTGGDCASVDTTAYKEHHQQHGGIGDDANPQQVASSVDDFESSTTTIPTCSSSSIASSPAPAAGSAVHSTEFSTSSSCNSNSCSHSTGSHKHSFPSGNGLVISVCATIAFMDIKSASKAHIAEHKFDDRILTTEYYEPSLFTMPPTVAPSTVTVTPGNSCNTTTTGDNSCSSASSTTMHKHTIGNNISSNSSNSVLCSGNNFQYSSTTMTATAFQPSSSSSSGTTPTTPAVNNNSNNCPNGSTCKSDSCSGSKLLMHPNEHSCFYECNNSNNICGNSRTSSFNRLQTGTNGDEHCSSSSIGAIGGGGNGRRLSASSYSRELIQVEGQCVASNTIGGSRSRQRDRPHYRKGPYLALPERRCRHILFLMLYSTSNRPNNLGMEEHSQFEDIILLSFKPLRTYLLCLNLQHIVSKAILVQFLM; encoded by the exons ATATGGCAGAGTTCAAAGTGTTAGAATTATCACCTCTTCAGCGTATAATCCTAACCCTTCCACTTCCACTGGTGGTGATTGCGCTAGCGTTGACACAACTGCATATAAGGAGCATCATCAGCAGCATGGTGGAATCGGTGACGATGCTAATCCACAACAGGTGGCATCTTCGGTTGATGACTTCGAAAGTTCAACAACGACAATTCCGACATGCTCCTCATCGTCCATCGCTTCATCACCAGCACCTGCTGCAGGATCAGCAGTGCATTCGACCGAATTTAGTACTAGCAGTAGTTGTAATAGTAATAGTTGTAGTCATAGTACCGGTAGTCATAAACATAGCTTTCCTAGTGGAAATGGCTTGGTCATCAGTGTCTGTGCGACCATCGCCTTCATGGACATTAAATCTGCGTCGAAAGCTCACATCGCCGAACACAAATTTGATGATCGCATATTGACCACAGAGTACTATGAACCATCGCTATTTACGATGCCTCCGACAGTAGCACCTTCGACTGTCACCGTAACACCGGGTAACAGCTGTAACACTACAACAACCGGTGACAATAGCTGCAGTAGCGCTTCTAGTACTACAATGCATAAGCACACCATCGGAAACAACATCAGCAGCAATAGTAGCAATAGtgttttatgttcaggaaataaTTTTCAGTATTCTTCTACAACCATGACTGCTACTGCCTTTCAACCGTCATCATCGTCGAGCTCCGGGACGACGCCGACGACGCCCGCAGTTAACAACAATAGCAATAACTGTCCCAATGGTAGTACTTGCAAGTCTGATAGTTGTTCTGGTAGCAAACTCCTGATGCATCCGAATGAACACAGCTGTTTCTACGAatgtaacaatagtaacaatataTGTGGCAATAGTAGAACCAGCAGTTTTAACCGTTTGCAAACAGGTACCAATGGTGATGAGCATTGTAGCTCCTCTAGTATAGGTGCCATTGGTGGTGGTGGCAACGGGAGACGATTGTCGGCTTCTAGTTATTCACGAGAACTGATCCAGGTAGAAGGACAGTGTGTTGCAAGTAATACAATAGGAGGTAGTAGAAGTCGCCAACGCGATCGTCCACATTACCGTAAAGGCCCATACTTGGCACTTCCGGAAAG ACGATGCCGCCATATTTTATTTCTGATGCTATATAGCACGAGTAATAGACCGAACAATCTAGGAATGGAAGAACATTCTCAGTTTGAAGACATTATTTTGTTG TCTTTTAAACCCCTTCGAACATATCTGCTGTGCTTGAACTTACAACATATAGTTAGCAAAGCCATATTAGTACAATTTTTGATGTAG
- the LOC129727944 gene encoding location of vulva defective 1-like isoform X2 produces the protein MSRRYGRVQSVRIITSSAYNPNPSTSTGGDCASVDTTAYKEHHQQHGGIGDDANPQQVASSVDDFESSTTTIPTCSSSSIASSPAPAAGSAVHSTEFSTSSSCNSNSCSHSTGSHKHSFPSGNGLVISVCATIAFMDIKSASKAHIAEHKFDDRILTTEYYEPSLFTMPPTVAPSTVTVTPGNSCNTTTTGDNSCSSASSTTMHKHTIGNNISSNSSNSVLCSGNNFQYSSTTMTATAFQPSSSSSSGTTPTTPAVNNNSNNCPNGSTCKSDSCSGSKLLMHPNEHSCFYECNNSNNICGNSRTSSFNRLQTGTNGDEHCSSSSIGAIGGGGNGRRLSASSYSRELIQVEGQCVASNTIGGSRSRQRDRPHYRKGPYLALPERRCRHILFLMLYSTSNRPNNLGMEEHSQFEDIILLSFKPLRTYLLCLNLQHIVSKAILVQFLM, from the exons ATATGGCAGAGTTCAAAGTGTTAGAATTATCACCTCTTCAGCGTATAATCCTAACCCTTCCACTTCCACTGGTGGTGATTGCGCTAGCGTTGACACAACTGCATATAAGGAGCATCATCAGCAGCATGGTGGAATCGGTGACGATGCTAATCCACAACAGGTGGCATCTTCGGTTGATGACTTCGAAAGTTCAACAACGACAATTCCGACATGCTCCTCATCGTCCATCGCTTCATCACCAGCACCTGCTGCAGGATCAGCAGTGCATTCGACCGAATTTAGTACTAGCAGTAGTTGTAATAGTAATAGTTGTAGTCATAGTACCGGTAGTCATAAACATAGCTTTCCTAGTGGAAATGGCTTGGTCATCAGTGTCTGTGCGACCATCGCCTTCATGGACATTAAATCTGCGTCGAAAGCTCACATCGCCGAACACAAATTTGATGATCGCATATTGACCACAGAGTACTATGAACCATCGCTATTTACGATGCCTCCGACAGTAGCACCTTCGACTGTCACCGTAACACCGGGTAACAGCTGTAACACTACAACAACCGGTGACAATAGCTGCAGTAGCGCTTCTAGTACTACAATGCATAAGCACACCATCGGAAACAACATCAGCAGCAATAGTAGCAATAGtgttttatgttcaggaaataaTTTTCAGTATTCTTCTACAACCATGACTGCTACTGCCTTTCAACCGTCATCATCGTCGAGCTCCGGGACGACGCCGACGACGCCCGCAGTTAACAACAATAGCAATAACTGTCCCAATGGTAGTACTTGCAAGTCTGATAGTTGTTCTGGTAGCAAACTCCTGATGCATCCGAATGAACACAGCTGTTTCTACGAatgtaacaatagtaacaatataTGTGGCAATAGTAGAACCAGCAGTTTTAACCGTTTGCAAACAGGTACCAATGGTGATGAGCATTGTAGCTCCTCTAGTATAGGTGCCATTGGTGGTGGTGGCAACGGGAGACGATTGTCGGCTTCTAGTTATTCACGAGAACTGATCCAGGTAGAAGGACAGTGTGTTGCAAGTAATACAATAGGAGGTAGTAGAAGTCGCCAACGCGATCGTCCACATTACCGTAAAGGCCCATACTTGGCACTTCCGGAAAG ACGATGCCGCCATATTTTATTTCTGATGCTATATAGCACGAGTAATAGACCGAACAATCTAGGAATGGAAGAACATTCTCAGTTTGAAGACATTATTTTGTTG TCTTTTAAACCCCTTCGAACATATCTGCTGTGCTTGAACTTACAACATATAGTTAGCAAAGCCATATTAGTACAATTTTTGATGTAG
- the LOC129727944 gene encoding location of vulva defective 1-like isoform X3, translating to MVRETRHLWVGNLPETIREDRIREHFKRYGRVQSVRIITSSAYNPNPSTSTGGDCASVDTTAYKEHHQQHGGIGDDANPQQVASSVDDFESSTTTIPTCSSSSIASSPAPAAGSAVHSTEFSTSSSCNSNSCSHSTGSHKHSFPSGNGLVISVCATIAFMDIKSASKAHIAEHKFDDRILTTEYYEPSLFTMPPTVAPSTVTVTPGNSCNTTTTGDNSCSSASSTTMHKHTIGNNISSNSSNSVLCSGNNFQYSSTTMTATAFQPSSSSSSGTTPTTPAVNNNSNNCPNGSTCKSDSCSGSKLLMHPNEHSCFYECNNSNNICGNSRTSSFNRLQTGTNGDEHCSSSSIGAIGGGGNGRRLSASSYSRELIQVEGQCVASNTIGGSRSRQRDRPHYRKGPYLALPERRCRHILFLMLYSTSNRPNNLGMEEHSQFEDIILLVVF from the exons ATATGGCAGAGTTCAAAGTGTTAGAATTATCACCTCTTCAGCGTATAATCCTAACCCTTCCACTTCCACTGGTGGTGATTGCGCTAGCGTTGACACAACTGCATATAAGGAGCATCATCAGCAGCATGGTGGAATCGGTGACGATGCTAATCCACAACAGGTGGCATCTTCGGTTGATGACTTCGAAAGTTCAACAACGACAATTCCGACATGCTCCTCATCGTCCATCGCTTCATCACCAGCACCTGCTGCAGGATCAGCAGTGCATTCGACCGAATTTAGTACTAGCAGTAGTTGTAATAGTAATAGTTGTAGTCATAGTACCGGTAGTCATAAACATAGCTTTCCTAGTGGAAATGGCTTGGTCATCAGTGTCTGTGCGACCATCGCCTTCATGGACATTAAATCTGCGTCGAAAGCTCACATCGCCGAACACAAATTTGATGATCGCATATTGACCACAGAGTACTATGAACCATCGCTATTTACGATGCCTCCGACAGTAGCACCTTCGACTGTCACCGTAACACCGGGTAACAGCTGTAACACTACAACAACCGGTGACAATAGCTGCAGTAGCGCTTCTAGTACTACAATGCATAAGCACACCATCGGAAACAACATCAGCAGCAATAGTAGCAATAGtgttttatgttcaggaaataaTTTTCAGTATTCTTCTACAACCATGACTGCTACTGCCTTTCAACCGTCATCATCGTCGAGCTCCGGGACGACGCCGACGACGCCCGCAGTTAACAACAATAGCAATAACTGTCCCAATGGTAGTACTTGCAAGTCTGATAGTTGTTCTGGTAGCAAACTCCTGATGCATCCGAATGAACACAGCTGTTTCTACGAatgtaacaatagtaacaatataTGTGGCAATAGTAGAACCAGCAGTTTTAACCGTTTGCAAACAGGTACCAATGGTGATGAGCATTGTAGCTCCTCTAGTATAGGTGCCATTGGTGGTGGTGGCAACGGGAGACGATTGTCGGCTTCTAGTTATTCACGAGAACTGATCCAGGTAGAAGGACAGTGTGTTGCAAGTAATACAATAGGAGGTAGTAGAAGTCGCCAACGCGATCGTCCACATTACCGTAAAGGCCCATACTTGGCACTTCCGGAAAG ACGATGCCGCCATATTTTATTTCTGATGCTATATAGCACGAGTAATAGACCGAACAATCTAGGAATGGAAGAACATTCTCAGTTTGAAGACATTATTTTGTTGGtagtattttga